CCATTTCTTTCCAATCGCGCTTGGGAAAAGATCCATGGCTGAAACCATTTACCGATGAGGAATTACGGCTTCTTCCTGCAAAAGGGGTGAAAAAGTTGTTAGTGATTTGCCCCGCCTTTGTTTCAGACTGTCTGGAGACCCTGGAGGAAATAGAGATCGCAGGAAAAAAATTATTCCTGGAGGCCGGAGGAAAGGAGTTTCAAATGATCCCTTGCATGAACGATCATCCATTGTGGATTGATACCTTGCAAAAGTGGTGTTCGGAACCGGTAGAATTATTATAGGATAATCTAATAATTAATTTGACGGTACAAAATGGTTACATACTGTGAAGCAAATAAAGATGAAAGTTTAGTTCTTATAACGTGCCTAAAAACTTAAAAACCGACGTATTGATCATTGGAGCCGGTATATCAGGTTTGGCGACTGCTCACTTTCTCGAAAACCATAATGTTCAAGTTAATATTTTAGAAAAGGAATCCTATTCGGGAGGAAATATCCGAAGTCAACGGATGGAGAGCTTCCTGGTAGAATATGGCCCCAATAGTACTTTAGACACAACACCTCTGCTTCATCAATTATTGATTGATTTGGATATTGAAAATTTTGTGGAATATGCCAAACCCAATGCAAAGAAACGTTATATTGTCCGTAATGGACAGCTAAATGCACTCCCGATGGGTCCCCTGCATTTCTTAAAATCAGATCTTTTTTCAAAATCAGCAAAATTACGATTACTGAAAGAACCATTCATTTCACCATCGAATACAAACAAGGAAGAATCACTGGCAGATTTTGTCAAACGTCGTCTCGGACAGGAATTCCTCGATTATGCTATCAATCCATTCGTGGCGGGAGTTTATGCCGGTGTTCCTGAGAAACTCAGTGTCCGGAGCGCATTTCCCAAGCTGTATGAATTGGAGCAAACCTATGGCAGCCTCTTTAAAGGAGCTATAGGCGCGGCCATAAAGCGGCGTAAAAGTAATGAGACCTCCAAACAAAGGGCGAGGTTATTCTCGTTTCAAGACGGGATGCAGACGATCATCGATGCCCTTGTTAAGCAGTTTTCCAATAGAATTTATACCGATTCAAAGATCGACTTTATCCGAAAACAACATTCCGGGTTTGAAGTAGCTTTTAGATCGAATAATGAATTTCACTCAATCCGTTGCAGCTCATTACTATTTGTCATCCCCACTCATAGTTTTGCTGAATTAAACTTTGAATTTGATTTTCCAATTCGAAACCAATTGAACCAGGTATCCTATCCTCCGGTTACGATGGTATTTTTTGGTTATCACGAAAATCCAGCCAAGATTCCTTTAGATGGTTTTGGTTTTTTGATTCCTGAGAAAGAAAATCGCAATATTCTGGGAACAATTTGGAGCTCTACCTTATTCTCAAACCGCGCTCCAACAGGAGGTGTTGCGCTTACAACCTATATCGGTGGCAGCAGGCAACCGGAGAATGCATTAAAACCTAAAGAGCAAATCATTAATATGGTTGAGCAGGATTTACAAGATCTGATGGGGATCGATAAGAAGCCAGACTTTGTAGAAATCAAACGTTGGGATAAAGCGATTCCCCAGTACAATCTTGGCCACCAAGAAATTATAGATTCGATAGAAGCGTGTGAGAAAGGGTATCCCGGACTTTATCTTTCCGGGAATTTCCGTGGTGGCATATCCGTCGGAGATTGTGTCAAACAAGCCAATGTTATGAGTGAACAAATTGCATCAGATCTAAAAATTCATACAGACTCGCTTAAAACTGAAACCATTTAACAAAAAGATATAAAAACAAATGAACATAGAAAAGTCGGAATTCCTTTTTAGCAAAGCATTGCAACTCATTCCAGGTGGAGTGAATAGTCCTGTTCGGGCATTCAAAAGTGTCTCTGGCACTCCATTTTTTGTCGATCGCGGAGAAGGTCCCTATTTATGGGATGTAGATGGAAACCGCTACACGGATTATGTATTATCCTGGGGACCATTAATTTTAGGTCACGCTTTCCCTGCTGTTGTTTCAGCATTGCGTGAGACATTAGATCGTGGTACCAGTTATGGAGCACCGACCCATGTGGAGAGCGATCTTGCGGAATTGATTATTAATGCGATTCCATCGATCGATATGATCCGGTTTGTCAACAGTGGGACAGAAGCAACGATGAGCGCCCTGCGATTGGCTCGAGCCTATACTAAACGATACAAAATAATAAAGTTTGCCGGCTGTTACCATGGCCATGCGGATATGTTGTTGGTGCAGGCCGGAAGCGGTGTAGCCACATTGGGTTTGCCGGATTCTCCGGGTGTTCCTCCCGCTAGTGTGTCTGATACTCTCATCGCATCCTATAATGACATCCACTCTGTTGGAACTCTCTTCGATCGATTCGCCGGTCAGATTGCTGCGGTTATAGTTGAACCTATAGCAGGGAATATGGGATTTATTAAACCGGAGCCCGGGTTTTTACAAGAGCTACAAGATATTTGCCACAAAAATGATTCACTTTTCATTTTGGATGAGGTGATGACCGGGTTTCGTGTCAGCATGGGTGGTGCGCAAATACTATTTGAGTTAAATCCTGATTTGACCTGTCTGGGCAAGGTTATCGGCGGTGGATTACCGGTTGGCGCTTATGCAGGGAAAAAAGAAATCATGCAGCACGTGGCACCATCCGGAGAGATGTACCAGGCGGGTACTCTTTCGGGAAATCCTTTGGTAATGACGGCGGGGCTGGCAACTTTGAAGTTGTTATCGGCTTCCACGATGTTTGAAGAAATTAGCGTTAATACCAGGAAGTTAACGGATGGCATACGAGAAATCGCTGCAGAGTCGAATATTCCTATGCAAATCGGCCAGGCCGGAACAATGTTTGGATTTTTCTTTTTGAAGGAACCCGGTGTAAAGATCACCGATTATGAAAGCGCAAAAAAATATGCTGATACGGACAGATATGCGAAATTCTTCCACACCATGCTGGCCAATGGGATTTACTTTGCTCCAAGCCAGTTTGAGGCTGGATTTCTCAGTAGCGAACATTCAGGATCGGAAATTTCAATAACGTTAGATGCAGTAAAAGAAAGTATGTCCCATTTGAACTAAGTATATAAAAACATAATTACTGTAACGTATTAAAATTGTACTTATCAATATTATTAAACCTCCCCTACCCCCTCCTTAAACAAGGAGGGGAAATTCCTCCCCT
This is a stretch of genomic DNA from candidate division KSB1 bacterium. It encodes these proteins:
- the hemG gene encoding protoporphyrinogen oxidase; this translates as MPKNLKTDVLIIGAGISGLATAHFLENHNVQVNILEKESYSGGNIRSQRMESFLVEYGPNSTLDTTPLLHQLLIDLDIENFVEYAKPNAKKRYIVRNGQLNALPMGPLHFLKSDLFSKSAKLRLLKEPFISPSNTNKEESLADFVKRRLGQEFLDYAINPFVAGVYAGVPEKLSVRSAFPKLYELEQTYGSLFKGAIGAAIKRRKSNETSKQRARLFSFQDGMQTIIDALVKQFSNRIYTDSKIDFIRKQHSGFEVAFRSNNEFHSIRCSSLLFVIPTHSFAELNFEFDFPIRNQLNQVSYPPVTMVFFGYHENPAKIPLDGFGFLIPEKENRNILGTIWSSTLFSNRAPTGGVALTTYIGGSRQPENALKPKEQIINMVEQDLQDLMGIDKKPDFVEIKRWDKAIPQYNLGHQEIIDSIEACEKGYPGLYLSGNFRGGISVGDCVKQANVMSEQIASDLKIHTDSLKTETI
- the hemL gene encoding glutamate-1-semialdehyde 2,1-aminomutase, whose product is MNIEKSEFLFSKALQLIPGGVNSPVRAFKSVSGTPFFVDRGEGPYLWDVDGNRYTDYVLSWGPLILGHAFPAVVSALRETLDRGTSYGAPTHVESDLAELIINAIPSIDMIRFVNSGTEATMSALRLARAYTKRYKIIKFAGCYHGHADMLLVQAGSGVATLGLPDSPGVPPASVSDTLIASYNDIHSVGTLFDRFAGQIAAVIVEPIAGNMGFIKPEPGFLQELQDICHKNDSLFILDEVMTGFRVSMGGAQILFELNPDLTCLGKVIGGGLPVGAYAGKKEIMQHVAPSGEMYQAGTLSGNPLVMTAGLATLKLLSASTMFEEISVNTRKLTDGIREIAAESNIPMQIGQAGTMFGFFFLKEPGVKITDYESAKKYADTDRYAKFFHTMLANGIYFAPSQFEAGFLSSEHSGSEISITLDAVKESMSHLN